From the genome of Papaver somniferum cultivar HN1 unplaced genomic scaffold, ASM357369v1 unplaced-scaffold_10, whole genome shotgun sequence:
ACTAAGACTGAATTTCAAACTCTTCACTTCTGGAACATATCAAACCATGTCTAACGGTTAATACTTCCAAAACGAAACCTACTACGAGATTTCTCCAAATCATCATTGTAACAAACAATTAAGGCAGAACGAGTATGAATTCATCTTTGTATTCTTCAACTTCATtttaaagaaaatcagcaacatgATCTAATTGATGATGATTGATAACTAAATTATTATTTCCATTAATCCGAAACAATAATGAGACTTTGACATGCTTATATTTCATCTTTACTTCCACACAAACATACAAACTAATATTTGTATCCCAACTACTATATTCTTGCCTTCTTGTGTCTTCCCAAGCAAACACCAATTAATTGAAAACCAATCTACGCAAGTCTTTCAAACAGATCACAAGAATATAGTACGAAGTATAGACaataaataaacttacttgaagccATCCATAGAGTTTATGCTCCAATAAGAATCAATGCCAAATATCCAATGTAGAGCACCATAAACATCAAGACCATATATCTTGACCATGCCGAATGCAGATCACCTGATATAATCCCATTCTTTTCGAAGTACACTTCACTTTGCTTTGTTCCAAAAAATGATGAAATCAAATCTCATATTAACTTGAAAACATCAAACTCTGCATCGTCGGAAGCTGTAACATCAAATCatcacatacttgatgaaaccaaatccttcatcttcaaaattttctttcaACCAGAAAATCCAAAACTTTCTCTTCAAATCTTTTACCCAACctatagctctgataccaattgttggggaaATTGGTGTCTAACCTaatgctctggtaccaattgttggggttcagagccatctacgtgctaatcttgcggaaacatattagctaacaagaaacacttgatctctcggattgttCCATGAACTTTATtatgatctaggataagaagaataGAAAGAGAACCCcatagatgcaagccataaaaaaatcaacaagaagtaaagtactcacagatttaacgtggttcaacaatatacacaatgtgtgtaatattgtctacatccaccaaacggctacgacctctttattcacTATAGAATCACCACTAAGAATTACATAACTGATTGACTAAAATAATACATTgactcaccacaacgtgaccgaacataagaactctcacaagcaccctataagatctaaagtagcatcttcacccatacgctttactttgctttgttcccaaactgatgaaatcaaatccTACACATACTTGATAACATCAAACTCTGCATCTTCGGAAGCTATAACATCAAATCCTtacatacttgatgaaaccaaatccttcGTCTTCAAGATTTTCTGCCAATCCATAAAATCTAAAACTTCTCTTTTCAAACCTTCTAAACAGcctaaagctctgataccaattgttggggtcaGAGCCATATACATGCTAATACTGCGGAAACAaaatagctaacaagaaacaATTGATCTCTCGGATTACTCCATGAACCTCActacgatctaggataagaagaagagaaagagaaccacacaGATACAATCcataaacaaaagaaacaagaaataaagtaCTCACAGAttttacgtggttcaacaatatacacaatgtgtatatattgtctacatccaccaaacgtcTACGACCTGTTTCTTTATTATAGAACCAATTGAGAATTACACAAGAATTTAATAATCAATTAATCGACTCACCATAATGTGACTGAAAAACTCTAACAAACGCCCTATAAATCCAAAGTAGTGTCGTCACCCATAtgagataatgtttaccacattatctaccacaacgagatgatcttctctgcacaccctgatatagattaccatggacgccttcaactcaacaccaataatctaatccagcaccatcaagatgatcttctcctcgaCAAGATGTCTTGccaacatctccatatgaatactccataacgacatatcttccaacatcgataatcATTCCTTAACCACCATAATGATGTATTCTTTCCACCATTAATGGTTTCTCACATCCACCCCGAAaagtgggatgaatccctcacatctctatgAGAATTACCTTGAGAATTCCATGGCTCAAACTCATAGATTAagcctccttatataggagtcacaaacttatcctacaagtttagggtttcctaaatTGGTTATTAAGTTCCTAGACTTTAGGATCAAGTAAACAATTAGAGTTTATCATAAACTCTTGGCCGACCAAATTCGGGATTAACCCAAATTCCATTCACCGACCAAGTTTGGATTTTTTGCAAAACCAAACTCTTTAACCGACCGACCCCACAGTCAAAACATAATTAAAATCACAGTAAACTTCGTATAACAAATACCAATGGTTATTTCACATAACTAACTAATTTTAAGCACTTCAAATACTTGACCTAAAACTGGTTAACCAGATGTAATTTACAAAAGAAAATCTCACAAGTGACGTAAATGAGTTGGATTATAGTAAAACTATTTTATTCATAACTGTTACACTCAGGTATATCGAACTATTTTATTCTAGTTCCTCAGTAATTGTTGCAGtctagctgatcgaagctactgcaatCCAGTTATGTTCGTCGCTCCTGCAGTCTGGCTAATCGCAGATGCTGCAATGTAACTTTGATCGTCGCTGCTGcatttcagctgatcgaagctgctgcagtccagctctgttcgcagctcctgcattccagctgatcgcagctgctgcagtgaaaCTTTGCTCGTCGTTGCTGCATtgcagctgatcgaagctgctgcagtccagccaTGTTCGAGCTCTTGTAGTCTAGATGATCGCAGTTGCTGCAGTGTAACTTTGATCGTCGCTGCTGcatttcagctgatcgaagctgctacAATCCAGCTCTGTTCGCAGCTTCTGCATTCCAGCTGATCGCATCTACTGCAGTGAGACTTTGCTCGTCGTTGCTGCATtgcagctgatcgaagctgctgcagtccagctatgttcgtgTATCATGCAATCCAGCTGATCGCAGTTGCTGCAGTGAAACTTTGCTCGtcactgctgcagtccagctatgttcgcagctcctACAGTCCAGCTAATTACAGCTGCTGCTGCGCAACTTTTCTCGTCACTCCCGCAATTTGGCTGATCGCAGCGGCTGCATTGAAACTTTGCTCGTCGCTGATGCAGTCCAGcagatcgaagctgctgcagtccagctctgttcgcagctcctgcattccagctgatcgcagctgctgcaatgAAACTTTGCTCATCGGTGCTGCGTtgcagctgatcgaagctgctgcagtccagctatgttcgcgcTCCTGTAGTCCAgatgatcacagctgctgcagtGTAACTTTGATCGTCGCTGATGCATTTCAGCTGATCGAAGTTGCTGCAATCCAGCTCTGTTCGCAACTCCTGCATTCTAGCTGATCGCAGCTACTGCAGTGAAACTTTGCTCGTCACTGCTGCAAtgcagctgatcgaagctgctgcagtccagctatgttcgcgtATCCTGCGgcccagctgatcgcagctgctgcagtgaaactttgctcgtcgctgctgcagtccagccgATCGAAGCTGCTgaagtccagctgatcgcagctgctgcagcgCAACTTTTCTCGTCGCTCCTGCAGTCCagatgatcgcagctgctgcagtgaaactttgctcgtcgctgctgcagtctagcaatgttcgcagctcctgcagtccagctttcTTTCTTTTCCACTCCCAAATTGTGTCTCTGACTGACTCTTGAAACACCCATTGAAGATTATAACCTGACAAGAAAAAGAACCAAAGCTCTCTGGTAGTATCACAATGCAAAAAAATATGATGATTAGTCTCTGCATCTTTCTTACATAAAAGGCAGCCATTGACCATGAATGAGTTCTTGTAAGTATCCATTGTTGGAGCAACCACAAAGCGAAGATTCCATACAAAAAAGACTACCTTCTGTGGTATTTTGGGGTTCCACACACATTTGTATGGAAAGTAAATCAGTCCATGTACCTCCAAATCCTTGTAACACTCTTTCACAGAAAAAGACTTGTTACCATTTTTCTAAACTCTATAGTCCTCGACATCCCCCCTTCTAAGATTGAAATCAAATCCAGCAAATGAGCAACATCCTCTATTTCCTCATCCTTTAAGTTCCTGCAAAAAACAAAATTCCAGATGTTTTCTTGATTGTACTCAAGCATCTCTTGTATAGTTGCCTCCTGCATTCTGCTCAGAtgaaacagtaaaggaaataAAGTCATCAAAGATTGTCCGTTCAACCATTTATCCTTCCAAAACAAACATCTATCTCCCTTGCTCACATGAAAAGTAGTATTCATCTCAACTTGATCTCTGCACTTCAAAATACCAGCCTAAAAACTCTTGCCAATGggtttagttgttttattttgaAGGAAAGCTTTTTCATTTCCACCAAATTTGTGGTTAACAACTTTCCTCCATAGTGCATTTTCCTCATTGCAatacctccaaatccatttggcATGAAGAGATTTATTCATTAATCTTAACTTTTTGATCCCCACACCACCTCCTTCTTTTGGCAATTTTAATTTCTTAAAACCTACCCATCCTTTCTTTGCTTTGTTATTCACAGTCCCCCGTTAGAATTGCCTCATGATGGTTTCCATCTGCTTCTCCACAGATGCAGGAATCTGAAAGAGAGAAAGATAGTAAACAGACAAACTTGAGAGAACATTTTGAATTAACATTAATCTCCCCCCTTGACAGATACTTTCTTTGCCACAGAGAAAGCTTCTTCTGAACTATTTCTATCTAACTTGATCTCTTAGGCTTGATAACTTGTGAACTATTTCTAGCTACCTAATCTACAAAACAATCCCACGAGAAGACTGCAAAACAATTCCATAGGAtaaagaaaaccctaatataaaGTGAAGTAAATAGAGCTATCCACGCCAACAAAACACAGCAGTTTCTTTACCAGCGTTTTATGTTCGAGCTCCAGTTACAGATTCCCTTTTTAAGTTGGTGATGCTATCTGGTTGCAGCTAGAGCTCCATGATTGTTGCTTATCCCTTTCTCCCTGGACATCGCCTTCTTCATCTGTTATAACGATTACCacagtttcaataattgaaaattCCTGCCAAGCAATATAACAACATCTATTATCTATGCTGGAGAGCTCTAACTTGGTCGTTGGTGAGCTGACTCGGGTTTGGATTTCGGTTGGGTATGTACTTGGTTGAGCAAGTATTGCAGGATTTGACACGTCATCGGATGAGACTAATAGCAGCTGCAGGTGATGGTTGGTCTAGTGTCTTGGAAACACTTTCAGCAGCGTGCTTTCCAAGTTGTTAAGCACATGCAACAAATGGGAGATGTTAAGTACGGTGATGGTTTTGCTAAACTGAAAACAGGTTGTTAAGAATCAGTGATTGgatagaaaacaagaaaacaataataatagcataaaaaaataaatgaatttaaGAGAAAAATAATTTTATCATTAATATTATAATGGACTGATGAACGGCTGCCTAGCTACGTAACCAAAACCAGGGATCACGAGCAACATTTAACTTCCACATTCAGTAAACGTTTTAAATTTAATAGCATTACAATAGTGCGGAAGAGGAAAAATATTGTTTAACATTTGTTCACTTCTTCTCTCTTGTTTTCTTCCATGGTCGACTCCAGAGCTTGACTTTTGCAGACAGGGCAAACGTTCTTCTGTAGCAACCACTGCGTGATGCAGTCTTCGTGGTATTCATGTTGGCAATCAAGAGTTGCAATCTTATCCTTATTACAATATCCATCCTGACATACGGTGCAAATTACAGACTCCACCGTCGAGTCTACAGATGTGGTGTGAACTCTTGTTTTCAGCTCCCTTGAGATAGTTTCTTTTGATAATCCTCTTTGTACTTTGCCAAtcatttcttccatttccgttaGTTCCTCATAACTCATGCCATCTTCTGATGACCTAACGTTATGGTTCAATTGGATAAGCAACTCATCATCGAATCGAATAGTTCTGACGACTGATCCATCTTCATTACCAATAACGAGTTGTGCATCATGGACCCAAGGAACTCTTTCAAATAGGTAAGTCGCCCCTTGATGATTTTGGTCGTCTAATTGGCTATTGGAATCCCATCCTTCTTCAGCAGAAACTAAACTCTCTTCTTCCAcagtctcatcatcatcatcagtatcactGTCATGTATCGCATCCTCCTCAAACTCCCTGTCTATCTCGAGACATCTCCTCTTAAAATTCTCCCAACTGATACTTGACCTGGGACTGTTGTTGTTGTCGTCGTTTTCTGCAGATTCATCATCTACCCGACGACGTTGATTTGTCTGGTTTGAATCCAGTTCTTCCCTTTGTCGACGATGTTGATTTAAATCTTGTGTCGACATAACTCacaatttcttcttgttcttcaactgGTTCTCAATCCTCTTTTTCACTTGCTCACGATCAAATTTCTCCTTTCTCCTCTTCTTGAACTCTCAACTATTTTCGCTTGGGTTAGAATGTGTTATAAAATCACAACCTACTGCTACCTATTTATATATCTTGGCTAAACCGGCTTTAGCAATATGTAATGAGGAAAGGAAACGGGAAATACTATAATTAGCGGCTTCCTAAATAAGAAACTTGTCCAATGACCATTCCTAATTGATGACACAATCCTGAACCAGATGGGAAAACCTTTGGCTTACCAATCAAGCTGCTATTTTAGGGAATTGGAGGTGTAGTACTCACTTAGGCAACCAACTGAGTTGCAGGCCAAACCATTGCCATTGGTGTTCGACTGTTTGGTTTCTGGACCAAACAACAAAACAAATtttgtaactacaaaagacattTGATTTTTACATTGCTGGGTGATTTGAGGTTTTCAGAATTACCATTGCTTTTTTTCCCCccttcctcttcttcttgttATTGCTGCTTCCAATGGCGCCACTTAAAGAAATGTCATAGGCTGGATCTGTTCGTGATGAAAAAGAGATGTTTCTTTGACTGACGAGGGCGAGGCTGCTGCAGAGACCTGGTAGCTTATCTCTATGTCAGACTTAGGAGAGATGGGACAATGAAGTGAGGAAAGGAGCTCAACAATACAAGAGTCAACTCGTTTACTTAATAGATAGCTGGTTCCCCGTTGTCTCTAAACTTCTGAAGTAATTTTCATTCGAAAATAGTTGATAACAATTCACTAAACATTGATCATGTCAAATTTAATGTTTGCAATCCAGAGTTGCAACCTTATCCTTGTTCTCATACCCATCCTGACATACAGTGTAAATTTCAGTCTCCTCCTCCGTTGAGTCTCTAGATGTGTGAACTCTTGTTTTCAGATGACTTGAGATAAATTCTTTTGGTAATCCTCTTTGTACTATGCCAATTCTTTCTCCCAGTTCCGCTAGTTCCTCATAATTCATGCCATCTCTACCAACGTTGGGGGTCAACACCTGAAGTCTCACAATATCTAGAGTAGTTCTAAATGTTCCATCTTGGTTCTGGAATCGGCCTACATCAAATATGTAAATCCTCCTCCCCTGTTGGTTTTGCGTTGCGTCCTTCTCCATCTGCCTAGCAATCTGGCGAGCTCGCCCCATTAACCGCTCAAAATTCTCCCGGCTGATACTTAATCTGATGGTGaaactgttgttgttgctgttgtcttCTGTTGCTGATGTCACATCCACCCGACGACGTTGGTTTCACTGGTTCGAATCCTGTTCTTCCCTTTGCCAACGACGTGATGTAGGACTAGAAGAAGGTTGATTAGCCTGTGCACCTTCATAACCATGTTTGTTCTCCATGACTCACAATCTCTGATAGTGATATTCAGGTTCGTAAACTTTCATTCTTTTTCGCACTACCATATACATACCATCCGTATTAAGATTCTAACAGTACTGCTAACTGTTTGGTGAAAGTAATAGAAGTGTTTGAGGACATTATATTGTTCCCCTTGAAAGATTCGTTGTGTGGCGGCGGCAAGAGCTTGAGTCTGGTTTCCCTACTGCACATAATTAATTTCCAGTTTGATAGATTGGCTAGATTCATTCTAGCTGTCCTTTTTCTGATAGAGGAGTAGGTACGTAGTATGCAACATATATTTTTGAATGTGATCTTGTTAAGCGTATTTGGTCCACTGTTAGTAGTGTCTTGGCCAGAAATGTTGAAAATACCGCGATCAGTTCCTAATGGAGCTTGTAGTTCTGTCTCTGCTAACAATACCATGGACGGTATTATCCTTTGGCATATATGGAGCTTGTAGTTCTGTCTCTAAAAAAATTGAGAATATACAGGCGAATATTATGCAACTAGAGTCAGTCAGCACATGCAGGGACTTTGTCAACTAGCTAAATGGAATATGACTACTGTCTATTGACCCTTATTTTAAACGCAATTTGATGCTGCGTACCTTAAGAACTCTTGTAAAGCTGGACTGGTAGATGTATGGAGTAGATCCAGAGCAACCTGAGTCTGCTAGTATGATGGAGGCTATGAAGTGGGCAAAGGAGAAGGGTATTTAGAAAGAGATTGTCAGAATGTGATGTCAGCCATAAATGGCCGGCGGCAGGCAGAGGAGCAGTTAAATGGGTCATACAAGATAGCTTATAACTTTGACACTTCGCAGTGCACCTTTACTCCACGAGATGCTAATATTGCTGCGCACAATATAGCATAACATGCAAGATCGAATTGCCTCTTTAATGAATTTATTTTCGCAAAAACTCATGAGTCATGTTTCTTTTAATTTCGAACTGATTACAAGGAAGGAACCAACAATAACACCAAAAAGACAGATAcataaaattaagatttttgttaaagggagagcaaaaagagATTTGAGGAGATCAAAAATCATTGTTGACTAGTTAACTAGGAGTGATTTAATATAAATGTTCGAGTCAGACACAATTACCCTTCGTGGTCACAAAATATTTCATACACGTTTAACATTTTACTAAAACCTAACCCTCTCATCGTCTTCTCCAACTCCAAGATAAAATACACTGTACTATTGGAATATTAGAGTTTGTCACACACAAGTAGCCGAGGTTAAAGTCCAGTGAAGGTCCGAGGCAACACAAGCAATCAAGACACGTACTGGAAAAGAGGATAAAACCAATCTAACTACCGTGGACTTAATCAAGATAAGTGAAGAGAAGCTTCCAAGATATGCCGTAATCCAAGTTGTTATCTAGATATGCTTCTTATCGTGTAATTAGTCAACAACACTTATAGTTTACCACTCTATAAATACGAGTGTTCTAATGTAACAGAGATTATCCCAGCAAGCCTGGAGATCAATCcaattcaccctacggggtttctCAGTGGATGTAGGTCAGTGACCGAACCACTTTAAACATTGTCTTCTTTGATTTCTGTTTTCCGATCTATGAaccctcgatacccataatttattatggtatcagagcggggagatccgctcaTATTGCTTCCgctttctaattttttttctgTCATTTTCATCTATTTTATTTGGACTAATCTCCAATATTAGCCTATATTCTATGGATGATTTATATCCATTATTTCCAACAGAGTTATCATCAAATAACTCTTCCTAATGATCGTTTTTCTCATCATCATGAGTTTCGTTTTCATTATATCTATGGATATCGTTCTTTGAAATTTATCATTGTCCTACTCTCAAATCTCAAACGATGTTTACATTTCCGTTTGCAAGTTCCATTTGTTTTGCACTTTGTGCAACTGTCATTAATCTTTTCAGGTTTCTTTTCTCTGAAAATCAGTCCCAatttttgtcatattttattTTGGACAATTTTATTGATTCCAGTGTTGGTTTTATTCCGACGATTGTGCATAATCATCCGTTTTGGAAGGATACTTTTACTCCAAAATTTGTTATCATCACTGCAAATCTTAATCAAATGGATTAAGATTCTATTATGTGTCTGTTAGGTCAAGACGAAATCAAAACAAACTTTCCGCTTTGTTTACTTCTCTGGTGCTATTATTATGCAAGTCGAGATGTCTGCTCGATTTGGCATTAATAGCCATTTATTTCCTAAAATATTTCTGATATCTCGGGAGATTTGGTTCAATTCCAAATTTTCTTATCAAATCTTTTTTATCCACCTGTCATACGTTTCAGCATCTTTTTATAAGTTACGAGTTGTTGATGAACCCATATGGAAGACGGCTCATCAAGTTTAACTTCCAAGGTCCGTGCATGAAGATCAAGTTCAACTGCATGGTCTTTTCTGTTTCATTCGGCATTATCATCTGAACAATCAAATCGAAGGTATCTATAAACTCTTGTGCCTTTTATCAGGTTCAGTAGCAAGTTGTGAGCATGAAGACTATACAGCTCATTTTTCACTTGTGAAAACTATTTTTCTTAGACAACCATTGGTTTGTCTATCATGTCATTCCTTGGTTAGTAATCATCAAACCAAGTCCGTACCACTCTTCTAAACCTTCTTGAAAGCCTAATATCAATTCAAGACCGTTTGCAACCACAAGACGCAACTACCAGTTTCTATGAAGATCATTTTGCTTCTCCAGTTGATGTATAATTCAAGCCTGTTAAAGCCATTTCACTCATTTATGCCTCGTGAAGATCATTCTGCTACTGCTCTCAAGTACATGGGTTTGTGTGATTCCCGGCTATGGCTACACCCACAGACTTAATAATGATAAGATTGTGATCATATTCAACGCAAGTCTCTCCCTGAGGAATAGGAGATGCAAAATAAAACGGATGATTGGTTATCGATTATGCGATATAAATATGATTTCACCTGGTTTCACTGGGCGATTCTCTCCTTTTAGATCTTTATGCAAGATCAACCTAGCCCCTAAGTTTATGAGTTAATTCATAAATGTAGTAGTTCAACTGCTCATTTATCATCTACCATTCTGGTACACGATTTGTGGAAGAATTTGAATTTACCATATTTCTCATCATCCGATCTCAAGTGCTGTTACATGGGTCATTTCAAGTCCAAGTTCAAGTTCCATGGCTAATAATCATCGACGGTTCATGGATACAGAGTTCTGTTCAACAATTTTCAAGTTGCACACTTCAAAACATTAcgtgtccaacttgagggggggtattggaATATTAGAGTTTGTCACACACAAGTAGCCGAGGTTAAAGTCCAGTGAAGGTCCGAGGCAACACAAGCAATCAAGACACGTACTGGAAAAGAGGATAAAACCAATCTAACTACCGTGGACTTAATCAAGATAAGTGAAGAGAAGCTTCCAAGATATGCCGTAATCCAAGTTGTTATCTAGATATGCTTCTTATCGTGTAATTAGTCAACAACACTTATAGTTTACCACTCTATAAATACGAGTGTTCTAATGTAACAGAGATTATCCCAGCAAGCCTGGAGATCAATCcaattcaccctacggggtttctCAGTGGATGTAGGTCAGTGACCGAACCACTTTAAACATTGTCTTCTTTGATTTCTGTTTTCCGATCTATGAaccctcgatacccataatttattatggtatcagagcggggagatccgctcaTATTGCTTCCgctttctaattttttttctgTCATTTTCATCTATTTTATTTGGACTAATCTCCAATATTAGCCTATATTCTATGGATGATTTATATCCATTATTTCCAACAGAGTTATCATCAAATAACTCTTCCTAATGATCGTTTTTCTCATCATCATGAGTTTCGTTTTCATTATATCTATGGATATCGTTCTTTGAAATTTATCATTGTCCTACTCTCAAATCTTAAACGATGTTTACATTTCCGTTTGCAAGTTCCATTTGTTTTGCACTTTGTGCAACTGTCATTAATCTTTTCAGGTTTCTTTTCTCTGAAAATCAGTCCCAatttttgtcatattttattTTGGACAATTTTATTGATTCCAGTGTTGGTTTTATTCCGACGATTGTGCATAATCATCCGTTTTGGAAGGATACTTTTACTCCAAAATTTGTTATCATCACTGCAAATCTTAATCAAATGGATCAAGATTCTATTATGTGTCTGTTAGGTCAAGACGAAATCAAAACAAACTTTCCGCTTTGTTTACTTCTCTGGTGCTATTATTATGCAAGTCGAGATGTCTGCTCGATTTGGCATTAATAGCCATTTATTTCCTAAAATATTTCTGATATCTCGGGAGATTTTGTTCAATTCCAAATTTTCTTATCAAATCTTTTTTATCCACCTGTCATACGTTTCAGCATCTTTTTATAAGTTACGAGTTGTTGATGAACCCATATGGAAGACGGCTCATCAAGTTTAACTTCCAAGGTCCGTGCATGAAGATCAAGTTCAACTGCATGGTCTTTTCTGTTTCATTCGGCATTATCATCTGAACAATCAAATCGAAGGTATCTATAAACTCTTGTGCCTTTTATCAGGTTCAGTAGCAAGTTGTGAGCATGAAGACTATACAGCTCATTTTTCACTTGTGAAAACTATTTTTCTTAGACAACCAGTGGTTTGTCTATCATGTCATTCCTTGGTTAGTAATCATCAAACCAAGTCCGTACCACTCTTCTAAACCTTCTTGAAAGCCTAATATCAATTCAAGACCGTTTGCAACCACAAGACGCAACTACCAGTTTCTATGAAGATCATTTTGCTTCTCCAGTTGATGTATAATTCAAGCCTGTTAAAGCCATTTCACTCATTTATGCCTCGTGAAGATCATTCTGCTACTGCTCTCAAGTACATGGGTTTGTGTGATTCCCGGCTATGGCTACACCCACAGACTTAATAATGATAAGATTGTGATCATATTCAACGCAAGTCTCTCCCTGAGGAATAGGAGATGCAAAATAAAACGGATGATTGGTTATCGATTATGCGATATAAATATGATTTCACCTGGTTTCACTGGGCGATTCTCTCCTTTTAGATCTTTATGCAAGATCAACCTAGCCCCTAAGTTTATGAGTTAATTCATAAATGTAGTAGTTCAACTGCTCATTTATCATCTACCATTCTGGTACACGATTTGTGGAAGAATTTGAATTTACCATATTTCTCATCATCCGATCTCAAGTGCT
Proteins encoded in this window:
- the LOC113326840 gene encoding E3 ubiquitin ligase BIG BROTHER-related-like, yielding MSTQDLNQHRRQREELDSNQTNQRRRVDDESAENDDNNNSPRSSISWENFKRRCLEIDREFEEDAIHDSDTDDDDETVEEESLVSAEEGWDSNSQLDDQNHQGATYLFERVPWVHDAQLVIGNEDGSVVRTIRFDDELLIQLNHNVRSSEDGMSYEELTEMEEMIGKVQRGLSKETISRELKTRVHTTSVDSTVESVICTVCQDGYCNKDKIATLDCQHEYHEDCITQWLLQKNVCPVCKSQALESTMEENKREEVNKC
- the LOC113326841 gene encoding probable E3 ubiquitin-protein ligase RHG1A — translated: MGRARQIARQMEKDATQNQQGRRIYIFDVGRFQNQDGTFRTTLDIVRLQVLTPNVGRDGMNYEELAELGERIGIVQRGLPKEFISSHLKTRVHTSRDSTEEETEIYTVCQDGYENKDKVATLDCKH